A DNA window from Camelina sativa cultivar DH55 chromosome 13, Cs, whole genome shotgun sequence contains the following coding sequences:
- the LOC104737213 gene encoding probable sodium/metabolite cotransporter BASS5, chloroplastic yields MGVISPIETLFLKSHHRLLQPRDYSYPVVLNNTRRHFASFPRNSFSSSSLGSFSVEFPLRSNPITQNGKSSYHWRRYVSESDTNEMYHKKVSIMETLKQANSYIPHAILSSTILALLYPPSFTWFKPRYFVPGLGFMMFAVGINSNERDFLEALKRPDAIFAGYIGQYLIKPLLGYIFGLIAVSLFNLPTSIGAGIMLVSCVSGAQLSNYTTFLTDPSLAPLSIVMTSVSTATAVLVTPMLSLLLIGTKLPVDVIGMISSILQVVVTPIAAGLLLNRLFPRLSNAIKPFLPALTVIDMCCCIGAPLALNIDSILSPFGATILFLVVTFHLLAFVAGYFFTGFFFSKAPDVKALQRTISYETGMQSSLLALALATKFFQDPLVGVPPAISTVVMSLMGVSLVTIWKNRKE; encoded by the exons aTGGGTGTGATCTCTCCGATTGAGACTCTGTTCTTGAAGtctcatcatcgtcttcttcaaccTCGAGACTATTCCTACCCAGTGGTTTTAAACAACACTCGACGACATTTTGCTAGTTTCCCACGTAACAGCTTCTCATCCTCTTCTCTAG GATCATTCTCGGTAGAGTTTCCACTAAGAAGTAACCCGATTACACAAA ATGGCAAATCAAGTTATCATTGGAGGAGATATGTCTCGGAATCTGACACAAACGAG ATGTACCATAAGAAAGTTTCTATAATGGAAACATTAAAGCAAGCCAACTCTTATATTCCTCATGCAATTCTCTCAAGTACAATATTAGCTCTTCTCTATCCACCTTCTTTCACATGGTTCAAGCCAAG GTACTTTGTGCCTGGCTTAGGGTTTATGATGTTTGCTGTTGGAATCAACTCGAACGAAAGAGACTTTCTCGAAGCTCTTAAAAGACCAGATGCTATTTTCGCCGGTTACATCGGACAGTACTTGATAAAACCACTCTTAGGTTACATTTTCGGCTTAATTGCTGTCTCTCTTTTCAATCTACCTACTTCTATAGGTGCTGGAATCATGTTGGTCTCATGTGTTAGTGGAGCTCAGCTATCAAATTACACAACTTTCTTGACTGATCCTTCACTTGCGCCGCTTAGCATCGTCATGACATCTGTCTCAACTGCTACTGCCGTCCTCGTTACACCTATGCTTTCACTCTTACTCATTGGTACAAAGCTTCCGGTTGATGTGATTGGGATGATCTCTAGCATTCTCCAGGTCGTGGTTACACCTATTGCCGCAGGACTACTTCTAAACCG GTTATTTCCAAGGTTATCTAATGCAATCAAACCATTTCTCCCGGCGTTAACAGTTATTGATATGTGTTGTTGTATAGGAGCACCCCTCGCTTTGAACATAGACTCAATCTTGTCTCCGTTTGGTGCAACCATTTTGTTCCTCGTCGTCACATTTCATCTCTTAGCTTTCGTTGCTGGTTACTTTTTCACTGGTTTCTTCTTCAGCAAGGCACCTGATGTTAAAGCCCTACAAAGAACAATTTCATACGAAACCGGAATGCAAAGTAGTCTTCTCGCTCTGGCCCTCGCGACAAAGTTCTTTCAAGATCCTCTCGTTGGAGTGCCTCCAGCAATCTCC ACGGTAGTTATGTCTCTAATGGGTGTCTCG